In the genome of Hemiscyllium ocellatum isolate sHemOce1 chromosome 12, sHemOce1.pat.X.cur, whole genome shotgun sequence, one region contains:
- the gatd3 gene encoding glutamine amidotransferase-like class 1 domain-containing protein 3, mitochondrial: MLLSLRALGVRFYRLMSASRPEPRVAVVLSGCGVFDGSEIHEASAILVHLSRGGAEFQVYAPDIPQMHVVDHVKGEPAGDSRNVLVESARIARGKILDLARLNARDHDAVIFPGGFGAAKNLSTFATDGKDCKVIPDIERVLNEFHKAKKPIGLCCIAPVLAAKVLPGVEVTVGHEDEEGGKWPYCGTAAAINAMGGKHTVHDVSSAHVDLQNQVVTTPAFMCETKLHHIFDGIGEMVQQVLKLTGK, encoded by the exons ATGTTGCTGTCCTTGCGCGCGCTCGGTGTCCGTTTTTACCGGTTAATGTCGGCCTCGCGGCCGGAGCCTCGGGTCGCAGTG GTCCTCTCTGGGTGTGGAGTTTTTGATGGATCTGAAATTCACGAGGCTTCAGC GATTTTGGTTCACCTGAGTCGTGGAGGGGCTGAGTTCCAGGTTTATGCTCCTGATATCCCGCAGATGCACGTTGTGGACCATGTGAAGGGAGAGCCTGCTGGTGATAGCCG gaaTGTTCTGGTGGAATCAGCCCGGATTGCTCGTGGTAAGATCCTGGATCTTGCGCGACTGAATGCCCGGGACCATGATGCTGTTATCTTCCCTGGAGGGTTTGGTGCAGCCAAGAATCT CTCCACCTTTGCCACGGATGGGAAGGACTGTAAAGTCATTCCTGATATTGAACGTGTCCTTAATGAGTTCCACAAGGCAAAGAAGCCGATTGG GTTGTGTTGCATCGCTCCTGTGCTGGCTGCTAAAGTCCTTCCCGGAGTAGAGGTCACTGTTGGTCATGAAGATGAGGAAGGTGGGAAATGGCCATATTGTGGAACAGCAGCTGCTATCAATGCAATGGGAGGCAAGCACACAGTTCATGATGTCAGC TCTGCCCACGTGGATCTTCAGAATCAGGTTGTGACCACTCCGGCCTTCATGTGTGAAACTAAACTACATCACATCTTCGACGGGATAGGCGAGATGGTGCAACAAGTCCTGAAGCTTACAGGGAAATGA